The genomic DNA CTGGCCAACACAGGGGCGAGCGCCGAGCTGAGGGCCTGGGGGCAGGCGGCGCCCCGAGGGCCGCCGGCGGGGGGCCCCTTCTGCCCCACGCGgccgacgggggggggggggggcagggaggccacGGCTCCCGCTCActcggcccctctccccgcccccggcgTGTCGGGCGGCGGCCCCAGTCCCGCGACCTGGAGGAGGTGATGATGGACGCACTGGTGAGCGACAAGCCCGAGTTCGTGCGCCTCTTCGTGGACAACGGCGCCGACGTGGCGGACTTCCTGACGTTGGGGCGGCTGCAGCAGCTGTACCGCTCGGCGCCCCCCAAGAGCCTGCTGTTCCACCTGCTGCGGCGCAAGCACGAGGAGGGCCGGCTGACGCTGGCCGGCCTGGGCGCCCAGCAGGCCCGCGAGCCGCCCGAGGGCCCGCCCGCCTTCTCCCTGCACGAGGTGTCCCGCCTGCTCAAGGACTTCCTGCACGACGCCTGCCGCGGGCTCTACCAGGCGGTGAGCGGGGCCctgggccgggcggggcggggcggggccgggccacCCGGACGCTGACGGCCCGGTCCCGCAGGAGCGGGGCCCGGCCGGGCGGCCCGAGGCGCGGAAGGGGCTGCCGGACCTGAGCCGGAGGAGCGAGAACCCGTGGCGGGACCTGTTCCTCTGGGCCGTGCTGCAGAACCGCCACGAGATGGCCGCCTACTTCTGGGCCATGGTGGGTGGGCCCCGGACTGGGGCGGCGTGGTGGGCGCGAGGCGGGCGGCCTCCTCAGACCCCGTCTCCCAGGGCCAGGAGGGGGTGGCCGCCGCTCTGGCCGCCTGCAAGATCCTCCGTGAGATGTCCCACCTGGAGGCGGGGGCCGAGGGGGGCCGCGGCGGGAGCGAGGCCAAGTACGAGCAGCTGGCCCTGGGTGAGCCACCGgcccggcggggcggggcggggcggggcgcagcggggcccggggcggggcaGACGGGTACCCCAGGCCCTGGGCCCACGCCGGGTCCTGCTACCCCCTCGGGACGTTTGGGGTGACtgacgggggaggggagggccctgGGCAGGTCGGGCGGGCGGGCCTCGGCAGCccccggggtgggtggggggggggcggcgggcgcagggcagaggagggagggggcgcctgggcgagTGCGGGCGGCCGGCGCCCTCGGGCAGGCCTCTTCTCCGAGTGCTACCGCAGCAGCGAGGACCGCGCCTTCGCCCTGCTGGTGCGTCGGAACCGCTGCTGGAGCAGGACCACCTGTCTGCACCTGGCCACCGAGGCCGACACCAAGGCCTTCTTTGCCCACGACGGGGTGCAGGTGAGGGTCTGGCTTCGGGGAAGGCCGTCAGGGGCAAAGCGGACGGCAGACAGGAGGCGCcccgggtgccccccccccccactgccctccgTGTCCTGGCcgtgcagggcaggggctgctCGGTTCCTGGACGGCACCTGCCTGGCTGCCCTTCTTGTTGTCGCCAGCCCTTTCTCCACTTGGGGTCTCAGCGGAAGTGCTACCTCTTCAGCTCAGCCCTCCCAGACCCCAAATCCCGGCCTCCCCGTTGAAGGCTGTCCCCACCGGGAcggacagtggggtggggggggggcgatgcTTCAGCCGAGCCTTGACGGGCACGCCCGGTGTCCGGCCCAGCATGGGcagaggtgtgggggtgggggaccggAGGCTGTGCCTTTATTTCAGGCTTTCCTGACCAAGATCTGGTGGGGGAACATGGCCTCGGGCACGGCCATCCTGCGGCTGCTGGGGGCCTTCCTCTGCCCGGCCCTCATCTACACCAACCTCATCACCTTCAGGTCTGTCGGGTGCGGGCAGCCgccgggggaggtgggggggggcccCCACTGGGCAAAGACCCCGCCCACatccctccccagggccccctgcACTTCCTTTGCTGGCTGGGTGCTCTGGTGCCCTTCCCGCGGGCCCTGAGGGTGCCCCGTGCTCACAGCGAGGAGGCCCTGCTGAGGACGGTCCCCGAGGGCCTCCAGGAGCTGGACGGCCTGGACTCAGAGAGGAGCCTGCTGTGCAGCCCGGGCAGCCGGTGAGGGCCGTGGGGCGGGCCGGCCAGGGGGCTGGACTCACTCCGTGGGGCCCCTGCCGCCGGCCTCACCGCCATCCGTGGTCTCTCCTCGCGGCGCAGGCGGGACGCGCTGACCGGGGCACCAAGGGCTCGGGGTGACCGAGGTCCACGTGCTGCCTTCCTGCTGACGCGCTGGCGGATGTTCTGGGGGGCGCCCGTGACCGTGTTCCTGGGGAACGTGGTCATGTACTTTGCCTTCCTGTTCCTGTTCACCTACGTCCTGCTGGTGGACTTCAGGCCACCTCCCCAGGGGCCGTCTGGGCCCGAGGTCACCCTGTACTTCTGGGTCTTCACACTGGTGCTGGAAGAGATCCGGCAGGTCAGTGGTgggacccgcccccccccccctgccccgctccCACTGGCCTGGACGGGGCGGGGCGTCCCCAGCCAGCTGTCAGTGGACCGcccgcccctctgccctctgccaggGATTCTTCACGGACGAGGACACGCGTCTGGTGAAGAAGCTCACCCTCTACGTGGAAGACCACTGGAACAAGTGCGACATGGTGGCCATCTTCCTGTTCGTCGTCGGCGTCACCTGCAGGTCTCTGGGGCCCAGAGGCCTGGGATGCGGGCCCCTCGGGTGGGCCGCTGGGCGGGCCGGCTTCAGGACGAAGCCTCGGAAGGCCTCAGAAGGCCCGGCTTGTCCTTGGCCCCCATGCTGTGTGTCCTGGGGGaagctccttcccctctctgggcacTAGCGGCACCCCCATACGGCCCCACCCCAGGATGCTGCCCTCAGTGTTTGAGGCGGGCCGCGCGGTCCTCGCCGTGGACTTCATGGTGTTCACGCTCCGACTCATCCACATCTTCGCCATCCACAAGCAGCTGGGCCCCAAGATCATCATTGTGGAGCGGATGGTGAGCCCCGGGTCCCGcctgggggccggggtgggggtggggagctagTGAaatagcgcccccccccccgccagccagGCGGCCGCTAACACTCTCCGTTCTTCCCCAGATGAAGGAcgtctttttcttcctcttcttcctgagtGTGTGGCTGGTGGCCTACGGCGTGACCACACAGGCCCTGCTGCACCCCAACGACGGCCGCCTGGAGTGGGTTTTCCGCCGCGTGCTGTACCGGCCTTACCTGCAGATCTTCGGGCAGATCCCGCTGGACGAGATCGATGGTCAGCAGGCAGcctggcggagggggggggggggggggcgtgtccCTGAGCCAGCTGGACACAAGATCCCCTGCTTCCTACGGTGCTGTCACATGGGGTCCAGTTTACGGAGCCTCCTTTCAGAAGACCCTGGACGTGGGGCCCTGGAGAGGAGCCGGCTGAGATGGGGAGGCCCCTGAGGACAGTCCCCAGGCCCCACACACCTGCCCAGGGTCGGGCCCAGCCCAGGGGCGGCTCCGGGAGGACTTTTGTTGGTCACAGAGACCTTTCCCTGTGGGCCCCAggctggaaactgaggcaccaggagGCTGCAAGGCAGCCTCTGCTGGGGGGCCCGGAGGCCGGCCTGCTTTGGGATGGTTTGTGCCAGGGCAGGTGCCGCGGGGGCAGGGCCGAGGCCATTCCCGTCCGTCTGCAGGCGGCCTCTGTGCAGGGCCGAGGGCCAGCCAGCATAGGTTCCGAGACTGTCCCAGGACTGTGGGGACGGTGCGGGAGGCAGAGCCGCTCCGCCGTGGGGGCTGGTAGGTGTAGGGGAGCCCTGGCTTGGGGGGCAAGCCCCCGACCCGGCTGGGACtcggtgaggaggaggaggaggagagggaaccaGCCCCTCCGGGACGGTGAGCCAGCGTCAGGGCCGTTCACTCAGGCTGGTGCCGGACCAGGGCCACCGGGGCTCCAGGGCGCCCCCGGGCACATGGTGTCTAAGGCCGGGCCCCAGCCGCCGGAGCCAGTGAGACGAGGTCGGGTGCCCGCCACACGCACTGAGTGTCTGTCAGTGGGGTGAGAGTGTGAGGGGAGCGGACCCGAGCCGCCAAGATGGGGAGGGGCGTTGCCACCGGGGGAACCGGCTAACTGGGGTGTTCTGAAAGCCCCTTTCCTTGGACTGTTTTCTTAGcgccacctcccccctccctccccccctccaccgccCAGCTGGGATTCCTTTGCTCATCTGAGTGTTCCAGGCCCTGGCTGCCCTCCCCAttggcccctgcccagccctgcacTGCAGGGACCctctggaggagggcaggggtggggtcacTCCCGGGGCcaccaggggagggcagaggttgTGCAGacttccgggggtggggggtggacggTCCTAGCCCCGGGGGCTGCCTCGGGAAGGCCCGAGTGCAGGCTGTAGCACAAAGTCCATGACCGGGGCCGGGTCGGGGCCAGCCCACTGAGGGTCCTGCGCgggccccttcccctcccgcgGCCTGGGCTTCCCGTCTGCTCAGGCCTCTGGGCCACACCACGACGCGGGGCAGGACTGTGGTGATTCAGTAACGTGTGCACCCTGGGGTCCCGGAGCCCAGAGCGCCCCCCCCCTCGCCGTCCGGTCCCCGTGTGCCAGGACGGAGCCCTGGGGCGGAGCTCCTGGTCTGGCCTCCAGACCCATGGACACTTTAATTTCCAGCCTGGCCTCATGGCGCCTCCGAGAGTCACAGGGGTCTCACTGGTCCCGGGCCTGGgcgcaggggagagaggagggtccGGAATCGGCCCCGAGCAGACCTacaggccagggcagggcagggtctGGGAAGAtgctgcttccccacccccttctgcaCGCTCGCAGCTCACCGTGGGCTCCTGGCACAGACTGACTCGGGGGACGTTAGGAGAGGGCCTCCCCCCAGAGAGGGAGCCACGGACACACGAAAACAGCCCCTGCCGGCCCGACACATGTGCACAGTGGGGACACAGGTACACAGGTgtagacagagggacagaggcccCCAGTGTCACCCGGACTCGGTCACAGCGCAAAGACCAGGGGGGCAGCCACAGAAACACAGCCGAACGTGCGGGCGTGTGCAGCGTCCACACGGGCACGCGCACGTACACGGCCTGCGTGCTCACCCACTGAtatctgctccttccttccttgcctcccatCCCGTGAGCGTGAGGAGGGGACTGGCTGGTGAGGGGCCAGAGGTGTGATCCTCGGGCCCCCCAGGGCGTGCCTGCCCAGGGCGCAAGGCTCAGCCTGCTCCCAGACCCAGCATTCACTCCCACTGCCCGGAGAACATTCTTTGAGCTGGCATGGCCCAGAGATGCCGTGTCCACGGTGCCTGCGGCAATCAGTGCCAAGGGCGGCCTGGCCAGATGAGCTTCGGAGGTGATGCAGACTCGCCCCCCAGCTGGGTGCCATGTGACAGGCCTTAGTGTTAtaaaggccctgagaagtcctgcagggGGAGACACGGTCACCCGTGTCTAGGGCAGCTTTCTCCAAACCAGCTTTGAGCACAGCCTCTGGCGTGGGGAGGTGGGGAATCCACACAACGACCAGCAGAAACTGGGGTCCTCTGTGCCCACCTGCCAAATGGCTCTGCCCTCAGAACGTGTGGCCCTGGCCATGACCCCAGTCAGGTGGAGGTGGAGAGTGGACCAGTGCCCCCAGGCTGACCATCCATCTGGTTTGACAGGACTGGGGTGTCCTGAGACGGGAACTTTCAGTGCTAAACCAGACAGTCCCCCCCCCGTCAACCGGGACAGCTGGTCACCCGGCCAGGGGCTGCGTCCCCGGGGGCCCCAGCCCTAGGGGGAGGCCCCCCAGATCCAAGGGTGCCCCTGtggccgccccgcccccaccacacCACTCCTGTTTCAGAAGCCCGCGTGAACTGCTCCCTACACCCCCTGCTGCAAGAGGGCTCAGCCTCCTGCCCTAACCTCTATGCCAACTGGCTGGTCATCCTCCTGCTGGTCACCTTCCTGCTGGTCACCAACGTGCTGCTCATGAACCTGCTCATCGCCATgttcaggtgcccctcccccaccctcccctcgtGAGCGCCCCCAGGCCCCGCTGGCCCGGCCCAGACCTGCTCATCCCTccggcccggggggggggggggggggggctgcgggGGTCTCTCCACCcccggggaggggctggggcctgtGTGGGGCAAGGCCTGAGCGTGAGGGGTCACCCCAAACACCGGCTCCCCTTcggcagagggagggcagggccctgAGGAAGGGAAGGTCAGGGGGAGGGTTGTCCCCTCCGGAACCAGAGGCCCGGGCTCGTCCAGGACAGCGGAAGGGGACCCGAGTGGACTGCATTCCAGACACACCCACAGACGGAAGTCAGTGATCTGAGACGATCACAGAAGAGGGTGCCCCCCAGCTCTGGCGGCAGCTTGGGAGGAGAGGGGGTGCCCGTGTGGCCCCCGTCACCCACACGCCGGCCCCACAGCTACACGTTCCAGGTGGTGCAGGGCAACGCGGACACGTTCTGGAAGTTCCAGCGCTACCACCTCATCGCGGAGTACCACGAGCGCCCCGCCCTGGCCCCGCCCTTCATCCTCCTCAGCCACCTGAGCCTGGCGCTCAAGAGGCTCTTCCAGAAGGGGGCTGAGCAGAGGCGGGCACGCCTGGGTGAGGCCACAGGGCTGGACCTGGCCCTGCTGCCCCGGactgcggggaggggggggggggaagggcggggcagggggggatGGGCGATGTGCCCAGTGGGCAGGCGAGGAGAGGCCGTGCCCCCtccctaacccccccccccaacccccagagcCGCTGGCACAGGGCTGAGCCTGGAGTTCTCTGCAGGGGGGccgtccccctctctccacctcacaGCCGGGGCTAGCCGTGGTGACTGAGGCCCGCTGCCCTTGCCCTGGGCTCCCCTGGCCCCGAGGCCCACCTGGCTCTGGCCAAGCCTGTGCTGCCCCGACCTTCCCAGAGAGAGACTTGGCGGAGCCCCTGGACCAGAAGATGGTCACCTGGGAGACGGTTCAGAAGGAGAACTACCTGAGCAGgctggagagacagaggaaggacagCAAGGAGGAGGTTCTGAGGAAAACCGCCCACAGGTGCGCGGGTGCCCCCTGCAGCACCTCCCAAGGGAGGGCCGGACCCTGAGTGGGGCGCGGGGGTGTCGGGCCCTCTCCTGCCCGTCACCTGAGGGTAGGGGGCCCTCACCCGCAGCCCTGCACCTGCCTGAGCTGGGCAGACCGAggctggcaggggcaggggcctggcctgCCCTGCTTTTGGGGGACGGGGGGCCAATACAGGGGGTGTCCTCCCAGCTCTGGAGTCTCCCGAGTggaacccccacccctgccctctgggTCTCCCCCCAAAATGGTCCATCCCAGCTGTCCAGGCGCCCGtggcccctgcctgcctttgtCCCTAACGCTTGCCCCCATGGAGCTCCCAGGGAGAGCTCAGAAGGGCTCTCTGTACCCAGATCTGGGAATGAGAGAAAAGGGCACCCCACCCAGAGAGGGTTCAGGGACCCCAAACCCACCCGAAGGGCCTCAGGGAGGATGGGGAGCATCTGGGAATTCGGAGCGCCCTGTACCTACCAGCTCCTGCCACAGGGTGGACATCATAGCCAAGCACCTCGGGGGGCTGAGAGAGCAAGAAAAGCGCATCAAGCACTTGGAGTCACAGGTAGGCAGGGAGACCTCGTGCCCTTCTCCTGGCAGGGGGCCCTCACCCGCAGCCCCGCACCCAGGGCAGGCTGAGGCCCCGGGGAGGCCCACTACCTGGTCCCTGTCCCCACAAGCGACTTCAGAGACGGTGTGCCCTCCCTGGAGAGGGTCCTGCACTCAAGACCCCTCACTGTCCACACTCCATAcccacaccccttcccccagGCACAGCCAGCAGAGGGGAGGGTCACGGGgcagcagggcctggggctgCCCCGGACGCCTCTCTCCTCCAGGTCAACTACTGCACAGCGCTCCTGTCCTCCATGGCCCAGGGCGGCTCCTACCGGAGTAAGTGGGgtgtggggaaggcagagggcggggaggggcacaggctgATGTGCGGACGGGTGGAGGGCTGTCGCTGTGCCCCGTCGCTGCCTTCTCTggatctctgcttctccctgtccTGGGAGGGGACTGGCCCAGGTCTCCGATGGCCCTCGGCTGGCCACAGTCCTTAGGGTGGGGCAGGTACCCTCTGCCGAGGCCCATCGACTCAGCCAGGCGTGAGGGCTTGGCCAGGTCGACTCCCGGAGGCCCGGCCTGGCAGCACGCGCGCCCCGCCCTGCTTCCCCAGCCCTCGACCCAGAGCCACCAGGTCTGTCCCCTGTTCACAGTAATGAGCTACCTCTCCCTTCCCCGGGCCCGCCCCACCGGACACCCAGCAGCTGAGGGGTCTTCCTTCCTCACCAGACTCTCAGAACACCGAAGACGGACACCAGCAAGCCTCTGCCGAGCGCAGAGAGGGTGTGGGCAGCGGGGGGCACCCAGAGGCTGGCCGGCTGCTCTCGGACACCTGAGCATTTGGACTGTCGGCGCACCGGGCCCACCTCTCCCAgagccccaggcctggccctctGGCCCAGACCAGGATGGGCAGGCGGGAACGTGGCCCTTAGCTGGCCGTCCTGGGCCCCTGAAGATACACTGAACTGCCCCTCGCTCCGGTGGAGCCCTCAGTGGGCTGTGGCTCGAGTGGCCTT from Panthera tigris isolate Pti1 chromosome D1, P.tigris_Pti1_mat1.1, whole genome shotgun sequence includes the following:
- the TRPM5 gene encoding transient receptor potential cation channel subfamily M member 5 gives rise to the protein MWGAGGPCRGSPRAAGRGWARDLCRGEIEFGGSGKKRGKFVKVPSGVAPSVLFDLLLAEWQLPVPNLVVSLAGEERPFAVKSWLRDVLRNGLVKAAQSTGAWILTSALRVGLARYVGQAVRDHSLASTSTKARVVAIGIASLGRVLHHQLLDDARVSEDSPVHYPAAEGSSRGSLCSLDNNHAYFVLVEPGPPGKGDGPTELRLTLEKHISEQRTGYGGTSSIEIPVLCLLVNGDPSTLERISRAVEHAAPWLILAGSGGIADVLAAFVNQPHLLVPQAVEKQFKEKFPGERLCWEDVVHWTQLLQNITSHPHLLTVHDFEQEGSEELDTIILKALIKACKSHSQEAQDYLDELKLAVAWDRVDIAKSEIFNGDVEWKSRDLEEVMMDALVSDKPEFVRLFVDNGADVADFLTLGRLQQLYRSAPPKSLLFHLLRRKHEEGRLTLAGLGAQQAREPPEGPPAFSLHEVSRLLKDFLHDACRGLYQAERGPAGRPEARKGLPDLSRRSENPWRDLFLWAVLQNRHEMAAYFWAMGQEGVAAALAACKILREMSHLEAGAEGGRGGSEAKYEQLALGLFSECYRSSEDRAFALLVRRNRCWSRTTCLHLATEADTKAFFAHDGVQAFLTKIWWGNMASGTAILRLLGAFLCPALIYTNLITFSEEALLRTVPEGLQELDGLDSERSLLCSPGSRRDALTGAPRARGDRGPRAAFLLTRWRMFWGAPVTVFLGNVVMYFAFLFLFTYVLLVDFRPPPQGPSGPEVTLYFWVFTLVLEEIRQGFFTDEDTRLVKKLTLYVEDHWNKCDMVAIFLFVVGVTCRMLPSVFEAGRAVLAVDFMVFTLRLIHIFAIHKQLGPKIIIVERMMKDVFFFLFFLSVWLVAYGVTTQALLHPNDGRLEWVFRRVLYRPYLQIFGQIPLDEIDEARVNCSLHPLLQEGSASCPNLYANWLVILLLVTFLLVTNVLLMNLLIAMFSYTFQVVQGNADTFWKFQRYHLIAEYHERPALAPPFILLSHLSLALKRLFQKGAEQRRARLERDLAEPLDQKMVTWETVQKENYLSRLERQRKDSKEEVLRKTAHRVDIIAKHLGGLREQEKRIKHLESQVNYCTALLSSMAQGGSYRNSQNTEDGHQQASAERREGVGSGGHPEAGRLLSDT